Proteins found in one Aethina tumida isolate Nest 87 chromosome 1, icAetTumi1.1, whole genome shotgun sequence genomic segment:
- the LOC109607855 gene encoding uncharacterized protein LOC109607855, producing MSKESKTYKYFDTPDGEDVFKKLLCVLKPTFLTAFGVSTADVLLYSHPKGYAKILSRYAFIGLPIVGIASTFVLATNMCANIRKQDGMINWFVGGAAAGSLVGVWARRPMMGFNAAIALGILGAMRKNADQNKWHVFYPDDMPIGYGTIWGVNQDWTLLPDTRPKGWTSQKQ from the coding sequence atgtctaaagaatcgaaaacatacaaatatttCGATACGCCCGATGGAGAGGACGTATTTAAGAAACTATTGTGCGTTTTGAAGCCGACCTTCTTGACTGCTTTTGGTGTGTCCACCGCCGACGTATTATTGTACTCCCATCCAAAAGGTTAtgctaaaatattatcaagGTATGCTTTTATCGGTTTGCCCATTGTGGGAATCGCCAGTACCTTCGTACTTGCCACCAACATGTGCGCCAACATCAGAAAGCAAGATGGCATGATCAACTGGTTTGTCGGAGGTGCTGCTGCTGGCAGTCTTGTTGGAGTCTGGGCTAGAAGACCAATGATGGGATTCAACGCAGCCATAGCCCTTGGTATCCTGGGTGCCATGAGGAAGAATGCTGATCAAAATAAATGGCATGTCTTCTATCCTGATGACATGCCCATTGGTTATGGAACTATCTGGGGAGTCAATCAAGATTGGACATTGTTGCCTGACACTAGACCCAAAGGATGGACCAGTCAAAAACAATAA
- the LOC109607560 gene encoding beclin-1-like protein, with product MADDKILTFSFTCQKCFQPLKLDESLNSFSEHISAELNIPIHSNPDVDLESQATSFDHYVPPYRLTDSGNGVNGFMLISDENESEGFTGRLKVHEALFDTLSGNSNIDHPLCDECTDCLTEMLEKQLKITESEYEDYLQYYRSLQQIDLNEPKLSELQKELNDLKDEQKRYLEEMEAFEKEEEEILNEIEKQEEVSRKILIEENKYYQEYTKHRRTLASTEEDARSLDVQLNLANSHFVKLKNTNVFNATFHIWHKEHFGTINGFCLGRLPSAPVDWSEINAAWGQTALLLSALARKINLKFERYRLVPYGNHSYIEVIGEQKELPLYGSGGFKFLWDTKFDHGMVAFLDCLSQFQEKVEQMEKPTKMFCFPYRTNSKGKIEDKEASYSIKIQLNSEEQWTKALKFMLTNLKWGLAWLASQFSNDGDESIPCEN from the exons ATGGCAGATGATAAAATTCTCACATTCTCGTTCACATGCCAGAAGTGCTTTCAACCGTTGAAACTCGACGAATCGTTAAATTCCTTTTCCGAACACATATCTGCTGAGCTAAACA TACCCATACATTCCAACCCAGATGTCGATTTGGAATCGCAAGCAACCAGTTTTGATCACTATGTTCCTCCGTACAGGCTTACGGATTCTGGAAATGGCGTGAACGGTTTTATGCTTATATCAGATGAAAACGAATCGGAAGGATTCACTGGCAGattaaag GTACATGAAGCATTGTTTGATACTCTCTCAGGAAATTCTAACATAGATCATCCACTTTGCGATGAATGTACAGATTGTCTGACGGAAATGTTGGAAAAACAACTCAAAATTACAGAAAGTGAATATGAGGATTACTTGCAATATTATAGATC TTTACAGCAGATTGATCTAAATGAACCTAAACTAAGTGAACTGCAGAAGGaactaaatgatttaaaagatGAACAGAAAAGATACCTTGAAGAAATGGAAGCCTTTGAGAAAGAGGAGGAAgagatattaaatgaaattgaaaaacagGAAGAGGTTTCAcggaaaattttgattgaagaaaacaaatattatcaaGAATACACCAAACACAGAAGAACTCTGGCGTCCACTGAAGAAGATGCAAGAAGTTTAGATGTACAGTTGAATTTGGCTAATTCTCACTTTGTTAAACTAAAGAACACCAATGTATTCAATGCAACATTTCATATATGGCATAAAGAGCATTTTGGAACAATCAATGGCTTCTGCTTGGGCAGGCTACCATCTGCTCCCGTCGATTGGTCAGAGATCAACGCAGCTTGGGGACAAACTGCTCTCCTTCTCTCGGCCCTtgctagaaaaattaatttgaagttcGAAAGATACAGACTGGTGCCATATGGAAATCATTCTTACATAGAG gtgATAGGGGAGCAAAAGGAGTTGCCTTTGTATGGTTCAggaggatttaaatttttatgggaTACAAAATTCGATCACGGTATGGTCGCCTTTTTGGACTGTCTATCGCAGTTCCAGGAGAAAGTGGAACAGATGGAGAAGCCAACAAAGATGTTTTGCTTCCCATACCGTACAAACAGCAAAGGCAAAATTGAAGACAAAGAAGCCAGCTACTCAATaaa gaTACAATTAAACTCTGAAGAGCAATGGACAAAAGCTCTTAAGTTTATGTTGACCAATTTGAAGTGGGGTTTGGCTTGGCTGGCTTCCCAATTTAGCAATGATGGCGATGAGTCGATTCCGtgtgaaaattaa
- the LOC109607267 gene encoding uncharacterized protein LOC109607267, translated as MSKESKSYKYFDTPDGENVFKKLVCVLKPTFLSALGVSTADVFLYSHPKGYAKILSRYAFIGLPMIGIATTFVLATNMCAKLTKQDSMWNWAVGGLAAGSLVGVWARHPMMGFNTALTFAISGAIRKNFDQNKWHVFYPDDMPIAYGTVWSVHQDWTLMPDTRPKGWTTAPQEQE; from the coding sequence atgtctaaagaATCGAAGTCATACAAATATTTCGATACTCCCGATGGAGAGAACGTGTTCAAGAAGCTAGTCTGCGTTTTGAAGCCAACATTCCTGTCAGCTTTGGGCGTGTCGACTGCCGACGTATTCTTGTACTCCCATCCGAAGGGTTACGCCAAAATATTATCCAGGTATGCTTTTATCGGTCTGCCCATGATAGGAATAGCCACTACATTCGTCCTGGCCACCAATATGTGTGCAAAACTCACCAAGCAAGACAGCATGTGGAACTGGGCTGTCGGAGGACTAGCTGCTGGCAGTCTCGTTGGCGTCTGGGCCAGACACCCAATGATGGGCTTCAACACGGCCCTAACTTTTGCAATCTCGGGAGCTATTAGAAAGAATTTCGATCAAAATAAATGGCATGTCTTTTATCCCGATGATATGCCCATCGCATATGGAACTGTCTGGAGCGTACACCAGGATTGGACTCTGATGCCTGACACCAGACCCAAAGGTTGGACCACTGCCCCTCAGGAacaagaataa
- the LOC109607570 gene encoding 40S ribosomal protein S12, with amino-acid sequence MSDVDVDETPSGPPPSGGPMDVNTALQEVLKTALIHDGVVHGLHEAAKALDKRQAELCVLAENCDEPMYKKLVSALCSEHQIPLIKVDNNKKLGEWSGLCKIDTTGKARKVVGCSCVVIRDYGEESPALDILKEYLKNAK; translated from the exons ATGTCCGACGTTGATGT TGATGAAACTCCCTCTGGACCACCGCCATCCGGCGGTCCCATGGACGTCAACACTGCTCTACAGGAGGTCCTCAAAACCGCCCTGATCCACGACGGTGTCGTGCATGGGCTCCACGAAGCCGCCAAGGCCCTTGACAAGAGGCAGGCTGAACTCTGCGTCCTCGCCGAAAACTGCGACGAGCCCATGTACAAGAAACTCGTTTCTGCCCTGTGCTCCGAACATCAGATTCCTCTGATTAAGGTTGACAACAACAAGAAGTTGGGTGAATGGTCCGGACTCTGCAAAATTGACACCACAGGCAAGGCACGGAAAGTTGTCGGATGCTCGTGTGTTGTAATTAGG GATTATGGTGAAGAATCGCCTGCCCTAGATATTCTTAAAGAATACCTTAAGAATgctaagtaa
- the LOC109607278 gene encoding zinc finger MYND domain-containing protein 10-like — MKTTPLSPAEIELLVESIHQMHIKDLGTRQWIDWHKRAHEIYQEALKEIHLASKGKDGDFEKRHIPLVEAFIKFEKADDILYEAIEIHYWKFIILPMLLFLQPNPKSTIIVYSLLLQELLCISMLNILLQHEKTLETMDNHVVDLLEHLVSTCGHLLCRKYSRQSIESPSVELTRLTNNVCFEIGIKSISCILHFVEHLHDLPRYVLHHIYRDYDIPMIVIKILRESPWKVGDWEYVSDKWKETAFTSVVNPTEIEIWHILMKLLMDDMCPIFYTITELRKDNFVTLLPRITPVLVEQIPRAAEFENWIFKTMSSPAKPNPPKAPRFMLPLVEYKDVINMDINIVKGQWLGIAEIQKPSILVEDDEQLKEIRQILCEAYNIQLIETSETSPCAKCGNLTGKKCSKCEKIWYCSNICQIEHWSLHRDNCCSEIVIETKKKEENSMGDRA, encoded by the exons atgaaaacaacGCCACTTTCACCTGCTGAAATTGAGTTGTTAGTAGAATCCATACACCAAATGCACATTAAAGATCTGGGAACAAGACA atgGATCGATTGGCACAAACGTGCACATGAGATTTATCAAGAGGCTTTGAAAGAGATTCACTTAGCTTCGAAAGGCAAAGACGGCGACTTTGAAAAAAGACATATACCTTTGGTGGAAGCTTTCATCAAGTTTGAAAAG GCTGATGATATCCTTTACGAAGCAATAGAGATTCACTattggaaatttataattttgccgATGCTTCTGTTCCTTCAACCCAACCCAAAGTCGACGATAATCGTGTACTCACTCCTGCTGCAGGAACTGCTGTGCATCTCGATGCTGAACATCCTGCTGCAGCACGAAAAAACATTGGAGACCATGGACAATCACGTGGTGGATTTACTGGAACATCTAGTTTCGACGTGTGGCCACTTGTTGTGCAGGAAGTATTCCCGCCAATCAATCGAATCACCTTCCGTCGAGCTTACCAGATTGACGAACAATGTGTGCTTTGAAATCGGTATTAAATCTATAAGTTGCATCCTACATTTCGTCGAACATTTACACGACCTGCCCAGATACGTCCTGCATCACATTTATCGCGATTACGACATTCCGatgattgttataaaaatactaagaGAGTCTCCTTGGAAAGTTGGAGATTGGGAATATGTCTCAGATAAATGGAAAGAAACGGCTTTCACTTCTGTGGTAAATCCTACTGAAATAGAA atcTGGCATATTCTGATGAAGCTGCTAATGGACGATATGTGCCCAATATTTTACACGATAACTGAACTACGTAAAGACAATTTCGTTACGCTGTTGCCTCGCATTACGCCAGTTTTGGTCGAGCAGATACCGAGAGCTGCTGAATTCGAAAATTGGATATTCAAGACCATGTCATCGCCTGCCAAGCCTAATCCGCCGAAGGCGCCCAGGTTTATGCTGCCCCTTGTGGAGTACAAGGATGTAATCAACATGGATATAAACATTGTGAAAGGGCAATGGTTAGGAATTGCCGAAATTCAAAAACCTTCCATTCTGGTAGAAGACGATGAACAGCTGAAGGAGATTAGGCAAAT TTTGTGTGAAGCCTACAATATTCAACTTATTGAAACTTCTGAGACATCACCTTGTGCGAAATGCGGTAATTTAACAGGAAAGAAATGTTCAAAGTGCGAGAAAATTTGGTACTGTTCAAACATCTGTCAGATTGAACATTGGTCATTGCATAGGGATAACTGCTGCTCCGAAATTGTAATAGAGACTAAGAAGAAAGAGGAAAACAGCATGGGGGACCGTGCATGA
- the LOC109607289 gene encoding uncharacterized protein LOC109607289, with amino-acid sequence MNPVLDLQYYTVNCSPMNMRVATLIFAVVLLYGCVHSKTVFDNGIEPLQPSLGFNNIPVFANMLRRRCPVCDSSVYSYCSDKLFHDSCCCNRPSGPYDRLPFQCQFADCSFLHANSCQEHRLITACCCTNYLYKK; translated from the exons atgAATCCAGTCCTCGATTTGCAGTACTACACGGTCAATTGCTCGCCGATGAATATGAGAGTGGCAACGCTCATTTTCGCGGTGGTTCTCCTCTACGGATGCGTCCATTCGAAAA CCGTCTTCGACAATGGGATAGAACCTCTGCAGCCCTCGTTGGGATTTAATAACATACCGGTGTTTGCCAATATGCTCAGGAGGAGATGTCCTGTTTGCGATTCGTCGGTTTACAGTTACTGCAGTGACAAGTTGTTCCACGACTCTTGCTGTTGCAACCGTCCCAGCGGTCCCTATG ATCGTCTTCCGTTTCAATGCCAGTTTGCAGACTGCAGTTTCCTGCACGCCAACAGTTGTCAGGAACACAGACTCATCACAGCATGTTGCTGTaccaattatttatacaaaaaatag